A genomic window from Salvia hispanica cultivar TCC Black 2014 chromosome 5, UniMelb_Shisp_WGS_1.0, whole genome shotgun sequence includes:
- the LOC125191153 gene encoding inactive protein kinase SELMODRAFT_444075-like: MSRDREGRRDKASDVAKVVVAVKAAKVIPKTALIWALTHVVQPEDCVTLLVLASSQTSGLFWGFPRFGRDCGRGLRRSKSASTTNKISKIHDSCSRMILELHDVYDPKTIDINIKVTSDLSCGGVAAEAKTTQANWVVLDRQLNHEKKHCMEQLQCNIVVMKNSQPNILRLNLVGSDASKAKSPPPLQLGSPEKVRALQAEQSFDGFSWDNEYLRLSTRQKMMLQPLIRKIFGSDGQSFENLDECCNPAAENCNLREVISPSRRAPPRPPPLCSICQHESPAFGKPPRWFTYAELELATGGFSQANFLAEGGYGSVHRGVLPDGQAVAVKQRKLASSQGDKEFCSEVEVLSCAQHRNVVMLIGFCIEGGRRLLVYEYICNGALDSHLYGQHQETLSWSARQKIAVGAARGLRYLHEECRVGCIVHRDMRPSNILITHDFEPLVGDFGLARWQEDGQKGVDTRVIGTFGYLAPEYTQSGQITEKADVYSFGVVLVELVSGMRAVDLKRPRGQQCLAEWGRAVLEAHDFGELIDPRLGSEYLEHQLHLMLEAASLCLRTDPRDRPRMSQVLRILEGQTPMLMKCQTQNQTDHQVQCSILLECESTPTQIQV, from the exons ATGAGCCGAGATAGGGAAGGGAGAAGGGACAAGGCTTCTGATGTTGCCAAAGTTGTGGTGGCTGTTAAGGCAGCAAAGGTGATTCCTAAGACTGCTTTGATTTGGGCACTTACTCATGTCGTTCAGCCCGAAGACTGCGTTACCCTTCTTGTCTTGGCCTCTTCACAAACTAGTG GTCTATTTTGGGGATTCCCAAGATTTGGTCGAGATTGTGGCCGTGGCCTCCGGAGGTCAAAATCAGCTTCAACGACAAACAAGATATCCAAGATTCATGACAGTTGCAGTCGGATGATTCTTGAACTCCATGATGTGTATGATCCTAAAACA ATCGACATAAATATCAAAGTCACCTCAGATCTCTCCTGTGGTGGAGTGGCTGCAGAGGCAAAGACAACTCAAGCCAACTGGGTGGTTTTGGATAG ACAGCTTAATCATGAGAAGAAGCATTGTATGGAACAGCTGCAATGCAACATTGTTGTTATGAAGAATTCCCAGCCGAACATTCTCCGGCTCAACTTAGTTGGATCGGATGCAAGTAAAGCTAAATCTCCACCTCCTCTTCAGCTTGGTAGCCCCGAGAAGGTGAGAGCATTGCAGGCCGAACAAAGTTTCGATGGATTTAGCTGGGACAACGAGTATCTCCGCCTTTCCACTCGCCAAAAGATGATGTTGCAACCTTTGATTCGAAAGATTTTTGGTTCAGATGGTCAGTCATTCGAGAATCTTGATGAGTGTTGCAATCCTGCAGCTGAGAACTGCAATTTGAGGGAAGTGATTTCTCCGTCAAGAAGAGCGCCTCCTAGGCCTCCTCCTTTGTGCTCCATATGCCAACACGAGTCACCTGCATTCGGGAAGCCTCCAAGATGGTTCACGTATGCAGAGCTAGAGCTTGCAACGGGGGGCTTCTCACAAGCCAACTTCTTGGCCGAGGGAGGCTACGGATCCGTGCATAGAGGCGTACTCCCTGATGGTCAAGCAGTGGCGGTCAAGCAGCGCAAGTTGGCGAGTTCTCAAGGAGACAAAGAGTTCTGCTCAGAGGTCGAAGTGCTGAGTTGTGCTCAGCACCGCAACGTTGTGATGTTAATTGGTTTCTGCATTGAAGGTGGAAGGAGATTGCTGGTGTATGAATACATCTGCAATGGAGCTCTTGATTCTCATCTCTATG GACAGCATCAGGAGACGCTGTCATGGAGTGCGCGCCAAAAGATTGCAGTTGGAGCAGCGCGAGGCCTGAGGTATCTTCATGAAGAATGCAGAGTTGGTTGCATCGTGCATCGCGACATGCGGCCTAGCAACATCCTCATCACACATGATTTTGAGCCATTG GTGGGAGACTTCGGGCTGGCTCGTTGGCAAGAAGACGGGCAGAAAGGGGTCGATACTAGGGTTATTGGGACGTTCGG GTACTTGGCACCTGAGTATACTCAGAGTGGTCAGATCACAGAGAAGGCCGATGTTTACTCGTTCGGTGTGGTGCTTGTGGAGCTGGTCTCGGGGATGAGGGCCGTGGACCTCAAGAGGCCGAGGGGGCAGCAGTGTCTCGCAGAATGG GGTCGGGCGGTGCTTGAAGCTCACGACTTTGGGGAGCTCATCGATCCACGGTTAGGAAGCGAGTATTTGGAGCATCAACTTCACTTGATGTTGGAAGCTGCATCTTTGTGTCTTCGTACGGATCCTCGGGATAGACCTCGGATGTCACAG GTTCTCCGCATACTGGAAGGCCAAACACCCATGCTAATGAAATGCCAGACTCAAAATCAGACAGATCATCAAGTACAATGTAGTATATTGTTAGAGTGCGAGTCGACTCCAACCCAAATTCAAGTATAA